A window of the Pseudomonas gozinkensis genome harbors these coding sequences:
- the rlmD gene encoding 23S rRNA (uracil(1939)-C(5))-methyltransferase RlmD: MAKHERGLRFQPTGGSKAPQIPTGKKQRLSIERLANDGRGIAFFEGKTWFVLGALAGEEVEARVLGAHGKVVEARTERVFTASELRRPAPCQHAGRCGGCSVQHLPHDEQLALKQRMLAEQLSRVAGAEPEEWAAPLTGPEFGYRRRARIAVRWDSKAKKLEVGFRAAGSQDIVAISECPVLVQPLQPIMTRLPEMLRRLSKPQALGHVELFSGSSLAVLLRHMAPLSEADLTILKDFCAFHEAQLWLHGEGEPQPVDEAQSLGYRLEQWDLQLAYRPGDFIQVNAGVNEAMVAQALDWLKPTADERVLDLFCGLGNFALPLAKAACEVVAVEGVQTMVDRAAANAASNNLHNTKFFQADLSQPLTDAQWIGNGFSAVLLDPPRDGAFEVVRKLATLGAKRLVYVSCNPATLARDTVELIKQGYRLKRAGILDMFPQTAHVEAMALFEASQDGSSDPTGRP; encoded by the coding sequence ATGGCCAAGCATGAGAGAGGCCTGCGCTTCCAGCCCACCGGCGGCAGCAAGGCCCCGCAAATCCCGACCGGCAAAAAGCAGCGCCTGAGCATCGAGCGCCTGGCCAATGACGGTCGCGGCATCGCGTTTTTTGAAGGCAAGACCTGGTTCGTCCTCGGCGCCCTCGCCGGTGAAGAGGTCGAAGCCCGGGTGCTCGGCGCTCACGGCAAAGTGGTCGAGGCGCGCACCGAGCGCGTGTTCACCGCCAGTGAACTGCGTCGTCCCGCACCTTGCCAGCACGCCGGCCGTTGCGGCGGTTGCAGCGTTCAGCATCTGCCCCACGACGAACAGCTTGCCCTGAAACAGCGCATGCTCGCCGAGCAGTTGTCGCGAGTCGCCGGTGCCGAACCCGAGGAGTGGGCGGCGCCGTTGACCGGTCCCGAATTCGGCTACCGTCGCCGCGCCCGAATCGCCGTGCGCTGGGACAGCAAGGCCAAAAAGCTTGAAGTCGGTTTCCGCGCCGCCGGCAGCCAGGACATCGTCGCGATCAGCGAATGTCCGGTGCTGGTACAGCCCTTGCAACCGATCATGACCCGCTTGCCGGAGATGCTGCGTCGCTTGAGCAAACCTCAGGCGCTGGGGCATGTCGAATTGTTCAGTGGCTCGTCACTCGCCGTTCTGCTGCGTCACATGGCGCCGCTGTCCGAGGCCGATCTGACGATCCTCAAGGATTTCTGCGCGTTCCATGAAGCGCAGCTCTGGCTGCATGGCGAAGGCGAACCGCAGCCGGTGGATGAAGCACAGTCGCTCGGTTACCGCCTGGAACAATGGGACCTGCAACTGGCCTACCGGCCGGGGGATTTCATCCAGGTCAATGCTGGCGTCAACGAGGCCATGGTCGCCCAGGCGCTGGACTGGTTGAAACCGACTGCCGATGAGCGCGTGCTCGACCTGTTCTGCGGCCTGGGCAACTTCGCCCTGCCACTGGCGAAAGCCGCGTGTGAAGTGGTGGCGGTCGAAGGCGTACAGACCATGGTCGATCGCGCGGCGGCGAATGCCGCTAGCAACAATTTGCATAACACAAAGTTTTTTCAGGCCGATTTATCCCAGCCTTTGACCGATGCCCAGTGGATCGGAAACGGCTTTTCTGCGGTACTCTTGGACCCACCGCGCGACGGTGCTTTCGAGGTGGTGCGCAAGCTGGCGACCCTGGGCGCCAAACGGTTGGTGTACGTGTCGTGCAACCCTGCAACTCTGGCGCGCGATACGGTCGAATTGATCAAGCAGGGCTACCGGTTAAAACGTGCCGGGATTCTCGATATGTTTCCTCAAACGGCACATGTCGAGGCCATGGCGTTATTTGAAGCGAGCCAGGATGGCTCGTCTGATCCGACTGGTCGTCCGTAG
- the cysM gene encoding cysteine synthase CysM has protein sequence MTLQYPTIADCVGNTPLVRLQRLPGVTSNTLLLKLEGNNPAGSVKDRPALSMITRAELRGQIHEGDTLIEATSGNTGIALAMAAAIKGYKMILIMPDNSSAERKAAMTAYGAELILVSQEEGMEGARDLAQRMEAEGRGKVLDQFANGDNPEAHYTTTGPEIWRQTQGSITHFVSSMGTTGTIMGVSRYLKEQNNNVQIVGLQPMEGSAIPGIRRWPQEYLPKIYQAERVDRIVDMAQSEAEDVTRRLAREEGIFCGVSSGGAVAAMLRLSKEVENAVIVAIICDRGDRYLSTGIFDAPN, from the coding sequence ATGACCTTGCAGTACCCAACCATCGCCGATTGCGTCGGCAACACGCCGCTGGTGCGTTTGCAGCGCCTGCCCGGTGTCACCAGCAACACCCTTTTGCTCAAGCTCGAAGGGAACAACCCGGCGGGTTCGGTCAAGGATCGTCCGGCGCTGTCGATGATCACTCGTGCCGAGTTGCGCGGGCAGATCCACGAAGGCGATACGCTGATCGAAGCGACCTCGGGCAACACCGGGATCGCCCTGGCGATGGCCGCCGCGATCAAGGGTTACAAGATGATCCTGATCATGCCGGACAACTCCAGCGCCGAACGTAAAGCGGCGATGACCGCTTATGGCGCTGAGCTGATTCTGGTCAGCCAGGAAGAGGGCATGGAAGGCGCTCGCGATCTGGCCCAGCGGATGGAAGCCGAAGGCCGTGGCAAGGTGCTGGATCAGTTCGCCAACGGCGACAATCCTGAAGCGCACTACACCACTACCGGCCCGGAAATCTGGCGTCAGACCCAGGGTTCGATTACCCATTTCGTCAGCTCCATGGGCACCACCGGCACCATCATGGGCGTGTCGCGCTACCTCAAGGAGCAGAACAACAACGTGCAGATCGTCGGTCTGCAACCGATGGAAGGCTCGGCCATTCCCGGCATCCGCCGCTGGCCGCAGGAATACCTGCCGAAGATCTATCAGGCCGAGCGCGTCGACCGTATCGTCGACATGGCGCAAAGCGAAGCCGAAGACGTGACCCGACGTCTGGCCCGCGAAGAAGGCATCTTCTGTGGCGTGTCCTCGGGCGGTGCGGTGGCAGCGATGCTGCGCCTGTCCAAAGAAGTTGAAAACGCGGTGATCGTCGCGATCATCTGCGACCGTGGCGACCGTTACCTGTCGACCGGCATTTTCGACGCGCCCAACTGA
- a CDS encoding sensor histidine kinase: MKVSDLPGRYSLFWKLACLLVAFCLLMIWLSWSWGRYMEERNQFLSDEARGTLTRYAAEAERAWQQGERKGIDSWLQSMEMREAGWVGVISGNLQSLSSDPLNEQEIQHLTFLRGLDWPIHKKGRPWLRVPFPTEPAAGSLVIELPERFLPGKYRVFWRVITNGVIPGLFTLLLCVGLYRLLVVPLNNLREQANAWRADQLNVRLSSGITQRPDELGELARAFDSMSERLQSTVALQQQLLRDLSHELRTPLSRLRVASESEQQLQPLRERIGREVDVMQRLVEDTLQLAWLDTERAPLPDEAIQIQALWEMLTENACYESCCPVGQLQCGVEASCWVRGNLNTLAQALENILRNAIRHSPPGGIVRLDGRRDGDYWHLWLEDEGGGVAEADLERIFSPFTRLDGSRPGDGGFGLGLSIARNAVQRQGGTLWAENGPSGLRLNLRLVADDSAVSPDVFAGKPAPTVHMTRPQIV, translated from the coding sequence ATGAAAGTGTCTGACCTGCCGGGCCGGTACTCGCTGTTCTGGAAACTCGCCTGTCTGCTGGTGGCGTTCTGTCTGTTGATGATCTGGCTGAGCTGGTCCTGGGGCCGGTACATGGAGGAGCGCAACCAGTTCCTCTCCGACGAGGCCCGTGGCACGTTGACCCGTTACGCCGCCGAGGCAGAGCGAGCCTGGCAGCAGGGCGAACGCAAAGGCATCGATAGCTGGTTGCAGAGCATGGAGATGCGCGAAGCCGGCTGGGTTGGCGTAATCAGCGGTAACTTGCAGTCGCTGAGCAGTGATCCGCTGAACGAACAGGAAATCCAGCACCTGACCTTTCTACGCGGCCTCGACTGGCCGATTCACAAGAAAGGTCGGCCATGGCTGCGTGTGCCGTTCCCGACTGAGCCTGCCGCCGGAAGTCTGGTCATCGAATTGCCCGAAAGATTCCTGCCGGGAAAATACCGGGTGTTCTGGCGGGTCATCACCAACGGTGTGATTCCCGGTCTGTTCACCTTGCTGCTGTGCGTCGGCCTGTATCGCCTGCTGGTGGTGCCGCTGAACAATCTGCGCGAGCAGGCCAATGCGTGGCGCGCCGATCAACTGAATGTGCGGTTGTCGAGCGGCATCACCCAGCGCCCCGATGAACTCGGCGAACTGGCCCGTGCCTTCGACTCGATGTCCGAACGCCTGCAATCCACCGTGGCCCTGCAACAGCAATTGCTGCGCGATTTGTCCCACGAACTGCGCACACCCTTGAGCCGGCTGCGGGTCGCCAGCGAAAGCGAGCAGCAGCTGCAACCGTTGCGCGAACGCATCGGTCGCGAAGTCGACGTAATGCAACGGCTGGTGGAAGACACCCTGCAACTGGCCTGGCTCGACACCGAACGCGCACCGTTGCCGGACGAGGCGATCCAGATTCAGGCGCTGTGGGAAATGCTCACCGAAAACGCCTGCTACGAAAGCTGCTGCCCGGTCGGGCAGTTGCAGTGCGGCGTTGAAGCTTCCTGCTGGGTGCGCGGCAATCTCAACACCCTGGCCCAGGCCCTGGAAAACATTCTGCGCAACGCCATTCGTCATTCGCCACCGGGCGGCATCGTGCGGCTCGACGGGCGACGAGATGGCGATTACTGGCACCTGTGGCTGGAGGACGAGGGCGGCGGCGTGGCCGAAGCGGATCTTGAGCGGATCTTCTCGCCCTTCACCCGACTCGATGGTTCGCGGCCGGGGGATGGTGGATTTGGTCTGGGGCTGAGCATCGCGAGGAACGCGGTGCAACGTCAGGGCGGAACCCTGTGGGCCGAGAACGGCCCGTCGGGATTGCGCTTGAATCTTCGGTTGGTGGCGGATGACAGTGCTGTCAGTCCCGACGTCTTCGCTGGCAAGCCAGCTCCCACCGTGCACATGACTCGCCCGCAGATTGTGTGA
- a CDS encoding response regulator transcription factor, whose amino-acid sequence MTPVSIGQPRILSIEDDPVLGAYVHEQLGRSGFQVTWCQNGSEGLSIARRQPFDVVLMDILLPGLDGLNVLTQLRQSHSTPVLLMSALGAEADRISGFRLGADDYLPKPFSMAELHVRIEAILRRVALDRRPATVTPVVPVGGLRFDDEQCEVFYLDQPAGLTRSEYRLLETLNRNDEEVLSKAFLYQHVLQRGYAAHDRSLDMHISQIRRKLKSVGYTEREVRTVWGKGYVLSAVDESV is encoded by the coding sequence ATGACTCCTGTCTCTATTGGCCAGCCCCGCATTCTTTCCATCGAGGACGATCCCGTCCTCGGTGCCTATGTCCATGAACAACTGGGCCGCAGCGGCTTTCAGGTCACCTGGTGCCAGAACGGCAGCGAAGGCCTGAGCATCGCGCGACGCCAGCCGTTCGATGTGGTGCTGATGGATATTCTGTTGCCGGGGCTGGACGGATTGAATGTCCTGACCCAACTGCGTCAGAGTCATTCCACGCCGGTGCTGCTGATGTCGGCGCTGGGAGCCGAGGCCGACCGTATCAGCGGATTCCGCCTCGGCGCCGACGACTATCTGCCCAAACCCTTCAGCATGGCCGAGCTGCATGTACGGATCGAAGCGATCCTGCGCCGCGTCGCCCTCGACCGTCGTCCGGCTACTGTCACCCCGGTGGTGCCGGTCGGCGGGCTGCGTTTCGACGACGAGCAGTGCGAGGTGTTTTACCTCGATCAACCCGCCGGCCTGACCCGCAGCGAATACCGCCTGCTGGAAACCCTCAACCGCAACGATGAGGAAGTGCTGAGCAAGGCCTTCCTTTATCAGCACGTTCTGCAGCGCGGTTATGCGGCCCACGACCGCAGCCTCGACATGCACATCAGCCAGATCCGCCGCAAACTCAAGTCGGTCGGTTACACCGAGCGTGAAGTGCGCACGGTGTGGGGCAAGGGATACGTACTGAGTGCCGTCGATGAAAGTGTCTGA
- a CDS encoding response regulator, translating to MLKKLGIKGRVLLLTLLPTSLMALVLGGYFTWTQQSDLQAQLMQRGEMIAEQLAPLVAPAMGHGDAELLERIATQSLEQPDVRAVTFLAPDRSPLAHAGPTMLNQAPSGDSAHLLRRSGNDATRYLLPVFGKHRNLAGELIPAESDRLLGWVELELSHNGMLLRGYRSLFASLLLIGAGLAGAALLALRMGRTINRPLSQIKQAVAQLKDGHLETRLPPLGSQELDELASGINRMAGTLQNAREELQHSVDQATEDVRQNLETIEIQNIELDLARKEALEASRIKSEFLANMSHEIRTPLNGILGFTHLLQKSELTPRQLDYLGTIEKSADSLLGIINEILDFSKIEAGKLVLDHIPFNLRDLLQDTLTILAPAAHAKQLELVSLVYRDTPLSLVGDPLRLKQILTNLVSNAIKFTREGTIVARAMLEEEHEDSVQLRISIQDTGIGLSNQDVRALFQAFSQADNSLSRQPGGTGLGLVISKRLIEQMGGEIGVDSTPGEGSEFWISLNLPKTRDDAEDLPAAPLLGRRVAVLENHELARQALQHQLEDCGLDVTPFNTLESLTNGVTGAHQTDQAIDLAVLGITSNDMPPERLNQHIWDLEHLGCRVLVLCPTTELTLYHLSVPNPHSQLQSKPACTRKLRRALSDMVNPRQSRSEPGEPLSSRAPKVLCVDDNPANLLLVQTLLEDMGAKVLAVESGYAAVKAVQNETFDLVLMDVQMPGMDGRQSTETIRQWESERHCTPLPIVALTAHAMANEKRALLQSGMDDYLTKPISERQLAQVVLKWTGLALRNQAPDRGGESLLGNQELPILDHEEGLRLAAGKADLAADMLAMLLASLEADREAIRNARDNQDQNGLLERVHRLHGATRYCGVPQLRAACQRSETLLKQQDPKASTALDELERAINRLAAQAKISA from the coding sequence GTGCTCAAGAAACTGGGAATCAAAGGTCGCGTATTGTTGCTGACCCTGTTGCCGACCAGCCTGATGGCACTGGTGCTGGGCGGGTATTTCACCTGGACGCAGCAGTCCGACCTGCAAGCCCAACTGATGCAGCGCGGCGAAATGATCGCCGAGCAACTGGCTCCGCTGGTGGCACCGGCCATGGGCCACGGCGATGCCGAACTGCTCGAACGCATTGCCACCCAGTCCCTCGAACAACCGGACGTGCGCGCCGTGACCTTCCTCGCGCCCGACCGCTCGCCCCTCGCCCACGCCGGCCCGACCATGCTCAATCAGGCGCCGAGCGGCGACAGCGCGCATTTGCTGCGACGCAGCGGCAACGATGCCACTCGCTATCTGCTGCCGGTCTTCGGCAAACACCGCAACCTTGCCGGCGAACTGATCCCCGCAGAATCCGACCGCCTGCTCGGCTGGGTCGAACTGGAGCTGTCGCACAACGGCATGCTGTTGCGCGGCTATCGAAGCCTGTTCGCCAGCCTGCTGCTGATTGGCGCAGGCCTGGCCGGCGCCGCACTGCTGGCCTTGCGCATGGGCCGCACGATCAACCGCCCGCTGAGCCAGATCAAACAGGCCGTCGCGCAGCTCAAGGACGGTCACCTGGAAACCCGCCTGCCACCGCTGGGCAGTCAGGAGCTGGATGAACTGGCGTCCGGCATCAATCGCATGGCCGGCACCCTGCAAAACGCCCGGGAAGAGTTGCAGCACAGCGTCGATCAGGCCACCGAAGACGTGCGCCAGAACCTGGAAACCATCGAGATCCAGAACATCGAGCTGGACCTGGCCCGCAAGGAAGCGCTGGAAGCGAGCCGGATCAAGTCCGAGTTCCTGGCCAACATGAGCCACGAGATCCGCACGCCGCTCAACGGCATTCTCGGCTTCACTCATCTGTTGCAAAAAAGCGAGCTGACCCCGCGCCAGCTCGACTACCTGGGCACCATCGAAAAGTCCGCCGACAGCCTGCTGGGGATCATCAACGAGATCCTCGATTTCTCGAAGATCGAGGCCGGCAAACTGGTGCTCGACCATATACCGTTCAACCTGCGCGACCTGTTGCAGGACACCCTGACCATCCTCGCCCCCGCCGCCCACGCCAAGCAGCTGGAACTGGTGAGTCTGGTCTACCGCGACACGCCGTTGTCGCTGGTCGGTGATCCGCTGCGGCTCAAGCAGATCCTGACCAACCTGGTGAGCAACGCGATCAAGTTCACCCGCGAGGGCACCATCGTCGCCCGCGCCATGCTCGAAGAAGAACACGAAGACAGCGTGCAATTGCGCATCAGCATTCAGGACACCGGCATCGGCCTGTCGAACCAGGACGTGCGCGCGTTGTTCCAGGCTTTCAGCCAGGCCGACAATTCGCTGTCGCGCCAGCCCGGCGGTACAGGTCTGGGGCTGGTGATTTCCAAGCGCCTGATCGAACAGATGGGCGGCGAAATCGGGGTCGACAGTACGCCGGGCGAAGGCTCGGAATTCTGGATCAGCCTGAACCTGCCCAAGACCCGCGACGACGCCGAAGACCTGCCCGCCGCGCCGTTGCTCGGGCGCCGGGTGGCGGTGCTGGAAAACCACGAACTGGCGCGTCAGGCCCTGCAGCATCAACTGGAAGACTGCGGCCTTGATGTCACGCCGTTCAATACCCTGGAAAGCCTGACCAATGGCGTCACCGGCGCCCATCAGACCGATCAGGCCATCGATCTGGCGGTGCTCGGTATCACCAGCAACGACATGCCGCCGGAACGCCTCAATCAGCACATCTGGGACCTTGAGCACCTCGGTTGCCGGGTGCTGGTGTTATGCCCGACCACCGAGCTGACGCTGTATCACCTGTCCGTGCCCAACCCCCACAGCCAACTGCAGTCCAAACCGGCCTGCACCCGCAAACTGCGCCGGGCGTTGTCGGACATGGTCAACCCGCGCCAGTCGCGCAGCGAACCGGGCGAACCGTTGTCGAGCCGCGCGCCGAAAGTGCTGTGCGTCGATGACAATCCGGCCAACCTGTTGCTGGTGCAGACGCTGCTCGAAGACATGGGCGCCAAGGTGCTGGCCGTGGAAAGTGGTTATGCCGCGGTCAAGGCGGTGCAGAACGAAACCTTCGATCTGGTGCTGATGGACGTACAGATGCCCGGCATGGACGGACGCCAGAGCACCGAGACCATTCGCCAGTGGGAAAGCGAGCGGCATTGCACGCCGCTGCCGATCGTCGCCCTCACCGCCCACGCCATGGCCAATGAAAAACGTGCGCTACTGCAAAGCGGCATGGACGACTACCTGACCAAGCCGATCAGCGAACGCCAACTGGCGCAGGTCGTGTTGAAGTGGACGGGCCTGGCGCTGCGCAATCAGGCGCCGGACCGTGGCGGTGAAAGTCTGCTGGGCAATCAGGAACTGCCAATTCTCGATCACGAAGAAGGCTTGCGCCTGGCTGCCGGCAAGGCGGATCTGGCGGCGGACATGCTGGCGATGCTGCTGGCTTCGCTCGAGGCCGATCGCGAGGCCATCCGCAACGCCCGCGACAATCAGGATCAGAACGGTCTGCTCGAACGGGTGCACCGCCTGCATGGCGCCACCCGTTACTGCGGCGTGCCGCAATTGCGCGCTGCCTGCCAGCGCAGCGAAACCCTGCTCAAACAGCAGGATCCCAAGGCCTCGACCGCGCTGGACGAGCTGGAGCGGGCGATCAATCGTCTGGCGGCCCAGGCGAAGATCAGCGCCTGA
- a CDS encoding 2-hydroxyacid dehydrogenase → MRTIVFSSQTYDRDSFLAADCPAGIELHFQPARLSLDTAALAEHHEVVCAFINDDLSAPVLERLAAGGTRLIALRSAGYNHVDLAVAKRLGLAVVRVPAYSPHAVAEHAVALILALNRRLHRAYNRTREGDFSLHGLTGFDLVGKTVGIVGTGQIGATFAKIMHGFGCELLAYDPYPNPAVEALGARYLSLPELLAQSRIISLHCPLNEQSKHLINRDSLAHMQPGAMLINTGRGGLVDTPALIDALKDGQLGYLGLDVYEEEAQLFFEDRSDLPLQDDVLARLLTFPNVIVTAHQAFLTHEALGAIAATTLHNIATWAAGKPQNQVEG, encoded by the coding sequence ATGCGCACGATCGTTTTCAGCAGCCAGACCTACGACCGCGACAGTTTCCTCGCCGCCGACTGCCCGGCCGGGATCGAACTGCACTTCCAGCCGGCCCGGCTCAGCCTCGACACGGCGGCGCTGGCCGAACATCACGAGGTGGTCTGCGCGTTCATCAACGATGACCTCAGCGCGCCGGTGCTGGAACGTCTGGCCGCCGGCGGCACACGCCTGATCGCCCTGCGCTCGGCCGGCTATAACCATGTTGACCTGGCCGTCGCCAAACGCCTTGGGCTGGCCGTCGTGCGCGTTCCGGCCTACTCGCCCCACGCGGTGGCCGAGCATGCGGTGGCGTTGATCCTCGCCCTCAACCGACGTCTGCACCGCGCCTACAACCGCACCCGCGAGGGCGATTTCAGCCTGCACGGTCTTACCGGTTTCGATCTGGTGGGCAAAACGGTCGGCATTGTCGGCACCGGGCAGATCGGCGCGACCTTCGCGAAAATCATGCACGGCTTCGGCTGCGAACTGCTGGCCTACGACCCTTACCCGAATCCCGCCGTCGAAGCCTTGGGCGCGCGCTACCTGAGTCTGCCAGAGCTGCTGGCACAGTCGCGGATCATCAGCCTGCACTGCCCGCTCAACGAACAGAGCAAACACCTGATCAACCGCGACTCGCTGGCGCACATGCAACCGGGGGCGATGTTGATCAATACCGGGCGCGGCGGGTTGGTGGACACGCCGGCGCTGATCGACGCCCTGAAGGACGGTCAGCTCGGTTATCTGGGACTGGATGTGTATGAAGAGGAAGCGCAGCTGTTTTTCGAGGATCGCTCCGACTTGCCGCTACAGGATGACGTGCTGGCGCGGCTGCTGACGTTCCCGAATGTGATCGTCACCGCGCATCAGGCGTTCCTGACCCATGAAGCGCTGGGCGCGATTGCCGCGACCACCTTGCACAACATCGCGACCTGGGCGGCAGGCAAGCCGCAGAACCAGGTCGAAGGCTGA
- a CDS encoding META domain-containing protein, whose protein sequence is MKHLALTAAVGAGLMGCAAEPVQLQQNRSYILEWIGERPLMDYSHLTVTLGDDGRAYGNGGCNHWFAPYTLEGDKLSFGKIGKTRKLCAPALMEQEQRFLQALEHVERWDISPIEQMRFWPAEGKPLRWWLEEG, encoded by the coding sequence ATGAAACACCTGGCCCTGACCGCCGCTGTCGGCGCTGGCCTGATGGGTTGCGCCGCGGAGCCTGTGCAACTGCAACAGAACCGCAGCTACATTCTGGAATGGATCGGCGAGCGTCCGCTGATGGACTATAGCCACCTGACCGTGACCCTCGGCGACGATGGCCGGGCGTATGGCAATGGCGGCTGCAACCACTGGTTTGCGCCGTACACCCTGGAAGGCGACAAGCTGAGCTTCGGCAAGATCGGCAAGACCCGCAAACTCTGCGCACCGGCGCTGATGGAGCAGGAACAACGCTTCCTCCAGGCCCTGGAACACGTGGAACGCTGGGACATTTCGCCGATCGAGCAGATGCGCTTCTGGCCTGCCGAAGGCAAGCCGTTGCGCTGGTGGCTGGAAGAAGGCTGA
- a CDS encoding TlpA disulfide reductase family protein — MTRALAAALTIIGALMLGGCGNDYGIDQNGQKVASERLDKQWVVLNYWAEWCGPCRTEIPELNHLADELKGKKIGVFGVNFDNVQGEELKSASEKLGIKFTVLAQDPSELFELPRSEALPVTYIIDNKGKVREQLMGEQTAAGVMAKLEALQATN, encoded by the coding sequence ATGACACGGGCACTGGCAGCGGCATTGACGATCATCGGGGCGTTGATGCTGGGGGGCTGCGGTAACGACTACGGCATCGACCAGAACGGGCAGAAAGTGGCGTCCGAGCGCCTCGACAAACAATGGGTCGTGCTCAATTACTGGGCCGAATGGTGCGGCCCGTGCCGCACGGAAATCCCGGAACTCAATCACCTGGCCGACGAGCTCAAGGGCAAGAAGATCGGCGTGTTCGGGGTCAACTTCGACAACGTGCAGGGTGAAGAACTGAAGAGCGCCAGCGAAAAACTGGGCATCAAGTTCACCGTGCTGGCGCAGGATCCGTCGGAACTGTTCGAACTGCCGCGCAGTGAAGCCTTGCCGGTGACTTACATCATCGACAACAAGGGCAAGGTGCGGGAACAGTTGATGGGCGAGCAGACGGCGGCGGGGGTGATGGCCAAGCTTGAGGCGTTGCAGGCGACCAACTGA
- the arsC gene encoding arsenate reductase (glutaredoxin) (This arsenate reductase requires both glutathione and glutaredoxin to convert arsenate to arsenite, after which the efflux transporter formed by ArsA and ArsB can extrude the arsenite from the cell, providing resistance.), whose protein sequence is MTDLTLYHNPRCSKSRGALELLEARGLTPNVVRYLETPLDAAQIKALLGKLGISARQLLRTGEDEYKTLNLADASLTEKQLIEAIAAHPKLMERPILEAGDKAVIGRPPEQILELLP, encoded by the coding sequence ATGACCGATCTGACGCTTTATCACAACCCGCGCTGCTCGAAATCCCGCGGTGCGCTCGAACTGCTCGAAGCCCGTGGCCTGACACCGAACGTGGTGCGCTACCTCGAAACCCCGCTGGACGCCGCGCAGATCAAGGCCTTGCTCGGCAAGCTGGGCATCAGCGCACGGCAACTGCTGCGCACCGGCGAAGACGAATACAAGACCCTGAACCTGGCCGATGCCAGTCTCACCGAGAAACAATTGATCGAAGCCATCGCGGCGCATCCGAAGTTGATGGAGCGACCGATTCTCGAAGCCGGTGACAAAGCCGTCATCGGCCGTCCACCGGAGCAGATCCTGGAGCTGCTGCCGTGA
- the wrbA gene encoding NAD(P)H:quinone oxidoreductase has protein sequence MSAPYILVLYYSRSGSTNEMARQIARGVEQAGLEARLRTVPAISTECEAVAPDIPDEGALYATLDDLKNCAGLALGSPTRFGNMAAPLKYFLDGTSNLWLTGALVGKPAGVFTSTASLHGGQETTLLSMMLPLLHHGMLITGLPYSESALLETQGGGTPYGASHHAGADGKSGLDQHEVALCRALGARLAKTAQKLGN, from the coding sequence GTGAGTGCGCCGTACATTCTGGTTCTGTATTACAGCCGCAGCGGCTCGACCAACGAGATGGCCCGGCAGATTGCCCGGGGCGTCGAGCAGGCCGGCCTCGAAGCGCGCCTGCGCACCGTGCCGGCGATCTCCACCGAATGCGAAGCCGTGGCACCGGACATTCCGGATGAGGGCGCACTGTACGCCACGCTGGATGACCTGAAGAACTGCGCCGGCCTGGCCCTCGGCAGCCCGACCCGTTTCGGCAACATGGCCGCGCCGCTCAAGTACTTCCTTGATGGCACCAGCAACCTGTGGCTGACCGGCGCGCTGGTCGGCAAACCGGCCGGGGTGTTCACGTCCACTGCCAGCCTGCACGGCGGTCAGGAAACCACCTTGCTGTCGATGATGCTGCCGCTGCTGCACCACGGCATGCTGATCACCGGCCTGCCCTACAGCGAATCGGCGCTGCTGGAAACCCAGGGCGGCGGCACGCCGTATGGCGCCAGCCATCACGCCGGGGCCGATGGCAAAAGCGGCCTCGATCAACACGAAGTGGCGCTGTGCCGCGCCCTCGGCGCACGCCTGGCCAAGACGGCCCAGAAACTGGGGAACTGA
- a CDS encoding DUF2069 domain-containing protein encodes MARKPKVLPAVDWLEPRVRAMRVISLLCFFGLAGLLAAYYLVFADLHGARPWVILLIELIPWIVLAPGMIMGSARGHSWMCFVVNLYFIKGALAAYDPSRQLFGVLEMIASLAVFCSALLYVRWRYQLNRKLAGEGEISVA; translated from the coding sequence ATGGCCAGAAAGCCGAAAGTCCTGCCCGCCGTCGATTGGCTGGAGCCACGGGTGCGGGCGATGCGGGTGATCAGTCTGCTGTGCTTTTTCGGCCTGGCCGGACTGCTCGCCGCTTATTACCTGGTGTTCGCCGACCTGCATGGCGCGCGGCCGTGGGTGATTCTGCTGATCGAGCTGATTCCGTGGATCGTGCTCGCGCCGGGCATGATCATGGGCAGCGCACGCGGACATTCGTGGATGTGCTTTGTGGTGAACCTGTATTTCATCAAGGGCGCACTGGCAGCGTATGACCCGAGCCGGCAGCTGTTCGGCGTGCTGGAGATGATCGCCAGTCTGGCGGTGTTCTGCTCGGCGCTGTTGTATGTGCGGTGGCGGTATCAGTTGAACCGCAAACTGGCGGGCGAAGGCGAGATCAGCGTCGCCTGA